The stretch of DNA GCTCCATGCGGAACCAACACCGCTTAGCCAGGACACGCTTCTTCGAGCAAGGCAGGTGACGGTGGGCATCCTAGCAGACACACAGGATCAACGAATGCCGGAGAAAGCCGGAAAGGTGATTATCCGAGGAACAGGATTTCATTTGCGCGAAGGCTATGTGATTACCGCGAGACATACCGCAGAGAAACACGAACTCTCGACGGGTACCATCGTTCAGAAACAGATTCGCCTGCTCACGAATGATCTCCACGAACTTCCCGCCGATCTCGTGGGCGAGAGTACGTTCATGGATGTTGTCTTGTACCGAGTGGTCGAACAGCATCGTTCGAAATTGCAGGCAGGGACGTCCTTTGCCTCGGCCGAGGCATCATCCGGGATGGAAGTCTTCACAATCGGTTATCCGCTTGGTTGGGGGCCGACCATGGCCTTTGGGAAAATCGGAAATACCAATACATTTCTGCAAACCGTCGATACCCGTCTCATTCAGGCCGATCTTTCGACCTGCAGTGGAAATTCAGGAGGTGGGTTGTTCAACCCCCAAGGAGAAATTGTCGGCATCGTGCATGCCGTGATCCAAACCGATCAAGAAGAGACCCAGGCTCACTGCAGTCGCCTGACCTTTGTCGTTCCAGGAACCCTTGCGGAGCGCATCATTAACGCAGCTCTTTTAGGTAAGCCTCTTGCCTTCTCCAGACTCGGGGTCCACATGACTTCGATAAAAGACGGCACGAAGTTGCGTGTTGCCGTGAAGGACGTCGCGGAACCGGCAAGATCTGCAGGTATTCAGAAACACGATATTTTGTTGGCCATCGAGGATACGGAGATTCTTGATGCAGCCCAATTGAAGAATTTCCTCATCGAGCGGACAACCCCTGGCCAGGAAGTGTCGGTCAAAGTGCGCCGAGTCGATGTTGATCTGACGTTCCATGTCGTGCTGGGCGGTGAGGGGAGCAAGGCCAAGTAACAGGTGAATTCATTTGCAAGCGAACGATCCTCAAGTGGATGACGAAATTTAAGGGCCTGTTACGATCATTGTTCGGCACAACGGCGGAGGCGATCCATGATCGCGACTCCGAGCCCTTCCTCGTTGCACGGTTCCGTATAGATCCTATCCAGACCGAGGGAGTCCAGCCTCCGGAGTGCTGCAAACAGGTGTCGCGCAGCTTCCCTCAGATCGCCCGCAGCAGATAGCACTTCAACAGCGGCAAAGCGACTGTCTCTCCGACTCGCTTGTGAGAAAACCAGCAAGCCGGCCCGTTCGTCAGCTTTAAGGACCGGTCTAGCCCCGGCCGATGCCATGATGGTGACCGGGGTTTGCGTTGCGTAGTGACGTGATAATTGGCCTGGTGCGATCGGCTTTTGGTTCACGGACGGCGATCGGCGAATAGAACCGATGACACTGCTGAGTTGTTCGATGGTGATGCTGCCTGGACGCAGCAATTCCGGCTGTGCTCCTACCAGTGAAACGATCGTCGATTCGATCCCAACAGGACAGGGTCCGCCGTCGAGTATGAGATCCGCGTTGCTTCCAAGTCCTTCAGCAACATGTTGAGCGCTCGTGGGGCTCACATAGCCAAAGGGGTTGGCGCTGGGACCGGCGATTGGGGTACCTGCTTCCCGAATCAACGCCTGTGCCACTGGATGATTCGGCATTCTGACTGCAACCGTCGGGAGTCCGGCGGTGACGAGATCTGGAACGATCGATTGCTTCGGCAAGACCAAAGTCAGGGGGCCGGGCCAAAACTTATCTATGAGTCTGTGACCTTTGGGAGGCAGGGAGGTGATCACAGTATCCAACTGGCTGAGATCAGCGATGTGGACGATGAGCGGGTCGAACTGAGGACGTCGCTTGGCTTCGAAGACCTTCGCTGCTGCATCGGCATTCATCGCATCGCAACCGAGTCCGTAGACCGTTTCGGTTGGAAACGCAACGAGTCCACCTGTTTTGATGATCCTTCCTGCCGACCGGATGGATTCGGGATCTGTTGCCGAGAGGATGGCACCCGTCAAATGATTGGTCGCTCCATCCATAGGAGTGCCTCACCGACGCCTGAGCGCCTACTCCTTCACGGTCATCATGATCCTGATCGGATCGAGGGGGTTGTCTCGCTCGTCGCGCGGGACCGCGACAATCTTGTCGACAACCTCGATCCCACGAAAGACCTCTCCAAACACGGAATAGCGCCGATCTAACCCGCCGTTCTCTCCCACGCAGATAAAAAATTGTGAGCCGTTGTCATTGAAGTCGCGCGTACTGTTGCTCTCACGGGGCATTTTTGCCATGGATACTGCGCCGCGCTTGTGTGGATGGTCGTTCGGTTCGGGCGAAAGAAAGTACCCTGGTCCACCCGTACCGTGGAGTATGCGGTCGGGAGTCTTGCTCAATGGATCGCCGCCCTGAATGATGAACCCAGGCACCACCCGATGGAACGTCGTGCCGTCATAGAACCCCATTTTGACGAGATTGATAAGGTTCTCCACATGCCGAGGCGCTGCGTCGGAGTAGAATCGAATCTTGATCTCACCGAATCTCGTGGAGATCGTGACGCGGGGATCTTTCTTTCGAAACTCAAGTGCCATCGTCATGAATGTAGCAAGGCGATGATCGGAGTGGCAAGGTCTTCCAACAGTGCTGAGTCCTGAGAGTACTGCTCAACACTCACGTCTCAGCACTCAACACCGTCTTTTGCGAGTCCGTCTCCAGGCCGGATGCGTAACCACATGATTCCACCCAGAAGAGAAATGAAGGCAGCGAGGCCGAGAGAAGCTCCCCAACCCCACTGTTGGGCGAGCCACGGCGTGAGTGTCGGAGAAATCGCCCCGCCGAGATTGGCACCCATATTCATGAGACCTGAGAGACTTCCGGCATGGGTCGATGAGAGATCGCTCGCCGAGGACCAATATGCGCCGACTGTGAAGTAGAGCCACCCGGCACCCAGTGATAAGCTGGCGAGGGCGAGATAGGGAGATTCTACGGCGGCACCGAAGGCGATGGAGCCGCTGGCCAGCCCCATACCTATCATACCCACGATCCGGCGTCCCTTGGTGATGCCATGCCGCATGGCCAATCGATCAGTGACCCATCCGCCCAGAGGACAGGACACGAGAATCGTAAGAAACGGGGCGGCAGCAAACAATCCACCTCGTAGAACATTGAAGCCGCGCTCATTGACGAGATAGAGATAGAACCAAGACATATAGACATAGGCGACATAGCCCAAGCATCCGTAACTCAGCATCAGCCACCAAACGCTCGGTGTCCTTCGTAGGATAGCCCACGGGGTTGAAGGATGCATTGGAGCGGTTGGAGTCGTGGACGAGGCTGCTTTGCCATGAGTGTGCCATGGGTGAAGGGATGGACGATCGGCGGCCAAGAACCACCAAATGACTGCGAGGGCGAATCCTATCCCGCTCGAGAGGTAAAAGGCGGACTGCCAACCGTAGTTGACCATGATCCAGGCCGTTACCGGCGGGGTAATCGCTGCACCGATCCCGATTCCGCCGATAGCGATGCCGATGCCAAGACCGCGTTCATGAGCGGGAAGCCAGTCGGTGACTGCGCGATTAAAGGTCGGCAATGCCGCTGCCTCGCCAACACCGAGAAGAAATCTGACAAGGACCAGTGCGCCGACGATTCCGATCGGCGCGGCCAGGAAAGAAGTGGCGGCAATCGCCGTCCAGGCGGTAAAGCAGGACCACCAGATCAGTGCGATCATGAGGACGACGCGGATGCCCCATCGATCACCGAGCCACCCCCCGGGAATCTGGAACAAGGCATACCCGATGACGAAGGCGGAGAAGATAAATCCCATCTCCTGCTCAGTAAGCCCCAACGCCGGCATCATCTGCCGTGCGGTGACCGAAATGTTGACGCGATCGATGTACGTGACGACACTGATGGCAAAGAGAAGCCCCAGAATCAGCCAACGTAGAGGTGAAGGTGGTGCGCTGGCTTCGCGATTCGTGAAGGTCTTCTCGCTCACAGGAGGTTCACTACCAGATTCATCCAGATTCATTGGAACAGCGGTCGTTATTGGGTTCGGCAGGTGTCGGAGGATTGAAGAGCTTGCCGCCTCTGCGAAGAGGCGGCACAGCGAAGTGGTCAGTTGGTGACGATGTCGAGTAACTCGACTTCAAAGACCAAGGTGGCTCCCGGTTTGATGGTCGGCGGCGACCCGCCGTCGCCATAGGCCAGATTGGAGGGACAGACCAGCCGGCTTTTCCCTCCGACTTTTATCTGTTGAACCCCCTCTGTCCAACACTTAATGACTTTATTCAGCGGAAATGTCGCCGGCTCCCCTCGCTTAATGGAACTGTCAAATACCGTCCCATCGGTCAAGGTACCATGGTAATGAACCTTGACCGTATCCGTTGCCTTTGGTGTGGCTCCGGTGCCGGGCTTGATGGTGGTGATGACGATCCCTGACTCCGTCTTCGTTGCTCCCTTTTCCGAAGCCGCTTTTGCCGTGAATGCAGCGCCTGCTTTCTTCTCACCCTCAGCTGCGACAGCTACTCGAGACTGTTGCAGCTGCTGAATCTTGGGCCCAAATGTTTGGAGATCAACTTTTTGAGGGCGCTTCAGTACGCCGTCGGTGATGCCGTTTTTGACCATGTCGAGCTCGGTCTCGCTTAAGGCAAAGGTCCCCAACGATTGGCTGATGGCCAACCCAAGTGCATACAAGGTTTTCTGATCATCATTTACCGGATCTAGTGAGGCAGCCGATAGCGGGGTTGTGAGAAGGAAAAACCCTATGGCAAAACATAATAGACGAGATCTCATGGAGTAGTGGTCCTTTCTTGTGATGAGGTGTGGGCAAATGTGGTGCGTAAGAATACGATAGGCTTTCCGATCTCACAACAGAAATCTCACCGAAAAAGGTACCGATCAGCGAGGCGAGATTCTATGCTTCGCGTAAATACGAGCTGATGGCGGTGGCGGAGAGGGAGGGATTTGAACCCTCGGTAGAGATTTTGTCCCTACGACGGTTTAGCAAACCGTTGCCTTCGGCCACTCGGCCACCTCTCCACGTCATCGTTAAAAGGATCACGCCGCATCCACGGCGGAAAGTGTCGCCAGGGCGGGAGTCACCGACGAAGCGGCATCATACCTCAGCCTAGGGGAAACGTACAAGAGAGGAGTGCTGCTTCAGCTCAATACGACACCTGATCTCCAAACGGTTTTCGATAGGCCTCGTGCTGCCGGCGGTTTCAGGAGCAACTCGTCCCATTTCATCGACAGACAGGGGTGTCAAAAGATGATGAACGGACGGACGCACGTAGGGACACTTCTACGGAGTCTGAGGCGGTTGTTGCGGGATAGGGGGTTGCCAGGGTGATCGATCATTCCTTGCAGGCCAGGTCATCAGCTCGAAGAATTTTTGCAGGAGGTTCGCCGATTGGACTGCAGTTATAGGGTTTTTCTGACATGAGCTAGATTCATCTTCATTGTTCAGAAGCGGGATCGCATAGCGAAGTTCGACATGGCTTGGTCGTACGACACCGCTGAGGGCCAGCATGTGAAGGGCCTTCCGCTTTTGCCGAGTGCCCTCGATGTACGATCGCAGTTGACGAAGCGGCATACGGTCACCTCCGATTTCGTTAGCCCAAACTGCTCGAACTCAGATCCATAGGACGCTCTTGAAGTCCGTGTCCAGGCTTCGTGGGTGACCGCATTGGCGACAACGAACGAATAGGCTCGAGTCGTCAGGTGTCCCGGAAACTCGAAGGACAAGTTGGTAGGTCTTTCCCCCACAGAAGGGGCACGCTTTTCCAGGAAGGTTCTGTCGTACAGGTCCCAGTCGGTTGAGTTGTTTGTCCATTATCAACCCCCAATCCGTTCGCTATTTTGTGATCGGTCCGGTATCAGAATAGGCCTATCCCCGGTGCGACGGAAATACCGTGAATGTATGCTCATATTGAGCCAAAGAGGACTGATCGATCGTGGCTGCACCATAGTCGTCACCGGGAGAGGCAAAAAACTAGGTGAAGGTAGATTTCTTCTGGAGGGAGAAGAAATCTCTTACTGCTCGCAGGTGGGCATCCGCGAGCAGCTACCTTCACCCAGGTATTATTCCATCAAATGCTCTTGCTCATGACAAGCTCGTAGTTGTCCTAGTCTGACGGCCGCTGAACGTTGGAGTTACTGTCACGCGCGAATCATGATTTGTCCGTCCACCTTCGCTGATGCCGGCAAGGGGTTTTCTGCGGACCCCACGAACTGCCGGAGCCGCGCTTGGTCCGTCGGTGAAACAAGAAGCAGGTCGAGCTTGATCCACTCATTCTTGACCCACTGAACCTCCGCCAGTTCGATCGCGCTATACGCGTTGTCCTCGGGAAACCACAGGCGGAGTTTGACATAATCTCCAGGCCGTAGCTTTTCAGGATTTAGGATGACCGGATGAGAAGACGATAATTCATACACACAACCATCGCCCCTCAAACCGTCGTGTCCCGTTGAAAGCATACAATCGATCCCAATTTTTGATAGGAGTCCTGCAGGCATGCTCGCTCCTCTCGTAAAAAATCTGAACAGTGAGAACACCGTAATACAGGAGTGAGAGTGAGGGCTACTATCCTGGCAGGTGGAAAGACCTCACTAAAGAGGCATTCGCCGTGATTCTCGTATATTGCAGAGTGAAGCACGCCACGTGCCCATAAACATTTTAAAAACTAATGCTTTATAAATCTCATCTGATGTTTGGGGCCTTGCTGTAATCATGTAATCCGTTTTTATCTCCTTGTCGGCAACCAGATGACATCGGTTGGGCTAGCTCGCCTTTGTTGCATCTGATTAGAGCGAATGATCATAACCTTCCGGCTAGCCCAACTTCCGCAGTTCGCGATGTCAGAGTGAGGGATTTCAATGGGTTGTGCAAAAAGTCGGCACTACACCGGGGTGGCCATCGCAAGTGGCGGCGTCAGCCGCAATCGGTGTGGCAAGTCCAGGCCCAACCGGTCGAGCAAGGCGGCCTGGGCGTGATCCGGCCGCACCACGCAGCGCAGCCGGACCTCCCGCCATCCGTCCTCGGCAACACCACATCGGTGCTCGGAATGGTCCGGAGTTCTTCTAAGATCGTGCGCGGACTGTGGCCCAGCCCAGCCCGCTGTTGCCACTGTTCCAGGGTCTTCCACAGCACATAGGCCAAGAAGCACACCAGAATGTGAGCCTGGACCCGATCCGCTCGTTGATGCCAGATGGGACGCAGGGCCAAGTCGCTTTTCTGAATCCGGAAGGCGGCTTCGGCGTCGGCGAGTTGGACATAGGTGCGCCACAAGTCCTCCGGACTCCAGTCCGGAATGTTGGTGCGGAGCACATAGCAGCCGTCGCTGACGCGAGCCCAGTCGTCCCATTCCGGCCGGCTGGTCCACGTCACCCGAAGACCCGACGCGGTGGTCGGGTCTGCCACCACGTCGATCACGTACCGCCCGGCGGCACGGGGATTGTGCGCGAGGAGTCGGCCGATCTGTCGCTCGATGGGGCCCCGCTCCAGGGGACGGCGCGCCCGACTGAGTCGTCGGGCCAAACGGGCCACCCCGCTCTCAATGCGCTGCCCGAAGCGCGTGTGCATCGCCCGCTCCTTCTCGCGCCGCTCGACGGATCGGACCAGCAGGAACGTTTCGGCGCCCTCGGGCCCGAGGCAGGTCTTCGCGTCCACGCCCTCCCGCACCGTCGTCCAGTCGCGCTCGTCGGTCAGCGCCCGGGCCCACTTGCGCAACTCACTCTTGGGCGTCCCGAGCAGATACCGGCGCCCGCTGGCCCGCAGCCAGGCCAGATTCTCTTCGCTCGTCATGCCCCGATCCATCACCCAGATCCGCTGCGCGAGCCCATAGCGAGCTTCCATCGTCCCCACGATCTCCTCGACCGTCGTCACGTCGGTGCGGTTGCCGGCGAAGACCTCATAGCCCAGGGGCAGCCCCTCCCGCGTGACCACCAAGGCGATGCAGACTTGCTTGCAGTCGGGCCGATGATCCCGGCTGTAGCCCCGGTGTGCTAACGGATTCGCGGCCGCCGGCCCTTCGAAGTAGGTGCTCGTCACGTCATCGAGCAGCAGAAAATTGCCCCAGTTATGGTCATCGAAAATTCCCCACCCCGTTAGGTTGTCGTTGACGCTTCTTCGACCCGCACAAGTCCGGCTTTGAGTTTCTCCTTCAGCCGGTAGGAATGGCCCCGGATGTTGATGGTGATCGCGTGGTGGAGCACCCGATCCAGGATCGCAGTCGCCAGCACCCGGTCGCCAAACACCTCGCCCCAAGCCCCGAAACTCTGGTTACTGGTCAAAATCATCGGCCCCTTCTCATAGCGGCGTGAGATGAGCTGAAAGAACAAGTTGGCCCCGGTGCGGTCAATGGGCAGATAGCCGATCTCATCAATGATCAGCAACCGGGGAATGGTATAGAGCTTCAGCTTGTCCTCCAGCCGATTCTCCGTGAGCGCCCGAGTCAGCGTAGCGATCATGGCGGCGGCTGTCGTGAACAACACCCGATAGCCCTGGGCAATGGCTTGCAGCCCTAGCCCGATGGCCAGGTGACTTTTGCCCACACCGGGCGGCCACCCTATCGCAAGATCACGACATTCTCGCCGTGCTCGATGAAGTGGCAGGTCGCCACCTGCTGAATCTGCTTCTTATCCAACGAACTGGTAGCTGAAGTCGAAGACCTCCAGACTCTTGACGAATGGAAATCGCGCCAAACTCGTCCGCATCGCAATGTTCTTCGCGGTCTTGGACGCGACTTCTTCGCCGAGCACCTGGTCGAGGAAGTCGGCATAGGGCAGCTCCTTGACGGCCGCTTCTTGTAAGAGGGCCTCCAGCCACCGCTCCCGACTCTTCAAGAGCCGTAGGCGCGTGAGTTGGTCACGGAGCCGTTCCAGTTGCGCCGCGTTCATGGCCGCCCCTCCTGCGACGCCGTGCGCTCACACACCGCCTCGTACCAGGCCAGATCCCGCACTTCGACCTCCGGCAAGGCATCGGGGCGAGGGGACCGATCGCTCACCGTGGACCGACGGTGGCGGGCGAGACGCGCACTGGCTCCAGGGCCGTGCTCGGGCTGGATTCGGAATTGGTGCTGGCCCGGGAGCACCGGGTGCGTCGCGATCTCTTGGTCACGGTGAAAGATGTGGACCGTGTCCCCCGTCGTTGCACTTCAACCCGCTGACCAATGAGCCGGAAGGGCACGGAGTAGCGGTTCGTCGCCAGGCTGACCAAATAGTCCTCGGCCACGATCCGTGAGACGCGCGCCTCCTGCTGGAAGGCGCGCTGGTCCGCCAGCGGGACCAGGTGGTTGCGTTCTCGCGCAAACCGGACGAGTGGCTCCTCATGCGTCGTGCCATGGATGCGGCGGTCGGCAATTGTCGCGGTCCATTCGTCAAGTTGGGTTTGAAAGTCCACCAGATCGACAAACGTTCGTCCCGGCAGAAAGTTCCGTTTCAGATATTTCACGCCGGATTCGACCTTACCCTTGGTCTGGGCCCGATAGGGCCGACACACGCGCGGCTCAAAGCCCCAATAGTCGGCGAAGGCTTTGAAGGTGGGATTCCAGAGCCGCCGCCCCGTCTCATCCGCATAACAGACGGTTCGCGGTCGGTCATACAGATGCTCTCGCGTGTGGCCACCGAAATGCGCAAAAGCCCGTTCATGGGCCTCGAGAAACTGCGCCAGCCGCTCATCGGCACAGGCGTAATAGAACCCACGTCGGCTGAACCCCAACGTCAACACGAACACGTGCACCACCGTCGGGCCGGCGCGGAAGGGCACGGTGGCTTGGCCCCAATCAATCTGACTCTGCTGGCCCGGCGGTGTCTCAAAGCGGAGGAGGGCCCGCTCCGCCTGCAGCTGACCCTCACGCAGCGGCGCCACCCCTCGCTTCACCGTCTCATAACTGCCGATGTACTCGTGGCTCGCTCGCAGTTCCTGATAGAGAATCCGCGCCGAATAATTAACCTGCGACGCACGGGTCCGCACAAAGTCGGCATGGGCGGTCAGCAGCGTCTCCGTCATCGCCGCTCGGCGATAGGGTTGCCACGTCGTCTGCTGCAGACTGCGCCGCACGGTCTTCCGATCCAGGTCCAACCGCCGCGCAATCCCTGAAATGGATCCCCGCTCTTCATGACGCAACCGTCGAATCTCCGCCCACCGCTCTTGATCCACCATACATACCTCCCGAGTGTGGTCTACCTGGGACGGTATGATCGTTGTCTCCTTGCTATCGTCAAGTTCCATCACATCCCTCCTTCGGTGAGAGGGTGGGGATGAATTCATTGACCAGTATCTGGGGATTATTGCGGGGCTTGACAAGCAGATCATAGTCCAACGCGAACAGCTCCCGGGTCGGGCCACCACTGCGATCCAGCGGATCGGGGGCAGCTCCACCACGCGATCACCATCAACATCCAGGTCAGCCGGCACCGGCGAGCAGAAACTCCAGCCGGACTTGTGCCGGTCGGAAGCGTCAACGACAACTCACTCGGGGTTCACACAATTTTCGAGGACCATAACTGGGGCATCGTGACCCTTGACGCTTCCCGGCCCGCTGGCAGCAGCGCCGCCAACGCGGTGTCCAACCGCAAGGCGCGCCACAGCGTCCAGCCCAGCCACACATCGCCGAAGCGGCGGTTGCGTTCCAGCCGCACCTGATCCAGCCGGACCGGAACGACCGTTTCCTCCGCCGTCTCCGGTGTGAACAGATCCGGTTGTGTGACCCCTCCGACGAGCACCTGAGCCAGCGCTCTCGCACGGGCACAGCCTTGGGCATCCAATTCGCCCAACTGTGCCACCGTTTGCTGGACGACCCGGCGGCCCATCCGCACCGAGCGGACCAACCGCCAATACGTATGAATCTTGCCATCCTTGCGGCGTGTCGTATGGCGCAGATACATCCTGCGTTCCATATGGACTGAGCGCCCCGTTCACGTCAATGGGGTTGGTCGGCACTACATCGTGGTTTCACGTAGGTGGTCTTAAGTCTGTCGCGGGGTTGCGCGAACGCAGAGGGCGAAAAAAGACTCCGAGGTGACCGAACTGCGGAAGTTGGGCTAGCTCGGCTGCCGGCCTGTCAGCGAGCCCGAACCGACCTGTTCGTACTAAACCTTTTCGACAGACCTGTCCTGAGCCAATCGGATGGCTCAGGACAAGGGGGAATATCGAGAAACGGGACGCTCTACTCTAAAGGTTCAGCGGGACCATGATCATGATGGCGCCCATCACGTCATTCTGCTTGAAATCGTGCCTCGGACTATCCTGATGCGCGTTGTGGCATCCGATGCAAGCTTGCGAAACAGCCCTGTCGGCATAGATGGCCATAAGATACGAGTCCGGTCCGTTCATGACCACTTCGGTGTACGGACGATTCGGGTTCTGTTGGGTTGACATCAGGCCCCTTTGCTCAGATTCGGATTTTGGCCCGTTCTGCTTGTTGATGGGCCAGAGACTGATGAGCTTATAGCCGACTTTAGCCTTCGAATTGACCGATAGGCGAGCGGTTTCCTGTAGAAATTGGGCTGGAAGGGGCAAACTTTTTTCAGAGCGCCAATTCTCTGACGCAACCGCAGCGCCTTTCGCTTGCATCCGCTCTACAACATGCTCCGCATAAAACGTGCGGTTTGACTGGATCACGGCATATAACATATCCGCCACCTTCTCAGCAGGAATGCCCCCGGCATCCTTGGCGCCGGACGATACTCCCACATAGACAACAGACGTAAAAAAAAGTAGTAATGCGGTTCCCAGCACCAAGCTCTTCCTGATCATCATGGGCTCTCCCTTCCGTTAAGAGGTTGATGGCCTGAATATTCCTCGACGAGGATGTGCTCCCCCTGGCCTGGTTGACCTGAGGGTATCGCACACCAGAATCTGAATGATTGTCCATCGACGTTTGAACAGGTGGTAGACAAGAAAGGATGGCTGCAGAGGAGCGGAATACGTCTCATACCCACCTCAGGGATGGGAACGCTGGGAATTCGGTCGGGCTGACGGTAGCAGAAAACCTGATACGGGGACAAGTAGACGCACACCACTCTTGCTTTGACTTACTCTTTCGAAATTGACGCGCTCTGAGCAGGATGCTAGAATCCCAAAGTTCTTGCGCCTCCAGCACGGCTGTGTCTCGCCGTTGTCCATACAGGTAAGGGTCGCAAAAAAACACAGAGCGAATTAGGAGAACGGAATGGCTGTTCCGATTTCCCAGATGTATACCGTGGCGAAGTATGTGCTCTCACAGAAGCTGAAGGGAGTGAAGCGATATCCCTTGGTTCTGATGCTTGAGCCGCTCTTTCGGTGCAACCTGGCTTGCGCCGGTTGCGGGAAGATTCAGTATCCCGACCATGTGCTCGATAAGCGGTTGACCCCCGAGCAGTGCTGGACAGCGGCCGAGGAATGCGGGGCGCCGATGGTGAGCATTCCGGGAGGAGAACCGCTTATCCATCCTGAAATCGCCCAGATCGTACAGGGGCTAGTGGATCGAAAAAAATACATCTATCTCTGTACGAATGCTATTCTCTTGGAGCGGAAGTTGGAAGAGTACAAACCATCCAAGTACCTGACCTTCAGCGTCCATATGGACGGGCTTAAGGACGAGCACGATTTGGCGGTCTGTCGCGACGGAGTCTATGACGTGGCGGTCAAGGCCATCAAAGCGGCGCTCAAACGAGGCCATCGGGTGACGACCAACACCACCTTGTTCGACGACGCGAACCCGGAGCGGGTCAGAAAATTTTTCGATGACATGATGGCGCTGGGTGTTGAAGGTATGACCATCTCCCCGGGGTATAGTTATCAAAAGGCTCCCGATCAGCAACATTTCTTGAAGCGAGCGCGGACTCAGGAGCTCTTCTCCAAGATTCTTGCTCGCCCCAAGGCTGGTTGGCAGTTCAATCAATCCCCGCTGTTCTTGGATTTTCTCATGGGTCGACGTGAATACCAATGCACTCCTTGGGGCAATCCGACCTACAACGTGTTTGGATGGCAGAAGCCCTGCTATCTGCTGCAAGAGGGATATACAAAAACATTCCGGGAACTCATGGAGTCGACGGAGTGGGAAAACTATGGAACGGGCCGAAACGAGAAATGCGCCGATTGCATGGTCCATTGCGGCTATGAGGCCTCGGCTGTTGAGGATACGTTTAGTACCGTGTCGGGATTTGCACGGACTGCCAAGCTGACGCTGATGCCTACATCTCGTTAATCGTTCAACGTTAACCGCAATCCTCGCAACTTTTTTCGTTTCACGAATAACGATTTACGGTTACCGGCCTCCCCCATGACTGACACCAAAAACCACAGGTTGACCAATCTCGGTTCTCTTGAAGGGC from Nitrospira sp. encodes:
- a CDS encoding DUF3365 domain-containing protein, whose product is MMIRKSLVLGTALLLFFTSVVYVGVSSGAKDAGGIPAEKVADMLYAVIQSNRTFYAEHVVERMQAKGAAVASENWRSEKSLPLPAQFLQETARLSVNSKAKVGYKLISLWPINKQNGPKSESEQRGLMSTQQNPNRPYTEVVMNGPDSYLMAIYADRAVSQACIGCHNAHQDSPRHDFKQNDVMGAIMIMVPLNL
- the hpnH gene encoding adenosyl-hopene transferase HpnH — protein: MAVPISQMYTVAKYVLSQKLKGVKRYPLVLMLEPLFRCNLACAGCGKIQYPDHVLDKRLTPEQCWTAAEECGAPMVSIPGGEPLIHPEIAQIVQGLVDRKKYIYLCTNAILLERKLEEYKPSKYLTFSVHMDGLKDEHDLAVCRDGVYDVAVKAIKAALKRGHRVTTNTTLFDDANPERVRKFFDDMMALGVEGMTISPGYSYQKAPDQQHFLKRARTQELFSKILARPKAGWQFNQSPLFLDFLMGRREYQCTPWGNPTYNVFGWQKPCYLLQEGYTKTFRELMESTEWENYGTGRNEKCADCMVHCGYEASAVEDTFSTVSGFARTAKLTLMPTSR